Proteins from one Prosthecomicrobium sp. N25 genomic window:
- a CDS encoding amidase family protein — translation MARPEPTVRARLESILAAIEAAGGDGGRAFRKVHAAEARAAADAADARAAAGSRLGPLDGCLVSVKELFDIAGETTTAGSRLRLGAPPAAEDAEVVRRLRAAGAILVGRTAMSEFAFSGVGINPHFGTPGNPADPDRIPGGSSSGAAATIGAGYADLAIGSDTGGSSRIPPALCGHVGLKPSTGRIPIRGAFPLSTTLDTVGLLAGSVGLARAAFSVLADGAGAPPGAPDPARLRLGLVRSPRLLAETEPEILAAFVGACGRLSAAGAAIEEVGMEDLLDGIAGLNELGTFPGIELAATLKGEFPARAALMDPLIVARLERMLAVPALDYVLMQRRRAALLEAVRPRFRDLDALILPTVPIRAPRIADLADPAAFARANLLLLRNTIPANILDLPSASVPLPMPAGSLPAGLMLMGASGTDETLWAVAETVEAVLARPAAAA, via the coding sequence ATGGCTCGCCCCGAACCGACCGTCCGCGCCCGCCTCGAGTCCATCCTCGCCGCCATCGAGGCGGCCGGCGGCGACGGGGGGCGCGCGTTCCGCAAGGTGCATGCCGCGGAGGCCCGCGCGGCCGCGGACGCCGCCGACGCCCGCGCCGCGGCCGGGTCGAGGCTCGGACCGCTCGACGGCTGCCTCGTCTCGGTCAAGGAGCTCTTCGACATCGCCGGAGAGACGACGACGGCCGGGTCCCGGCTCCGCCTCGGGGCGCCGCCCGCCGCCGAGGACGCCGAAGTGGTCCGCCGGCTGCGGGCCGCGGGCGCGATCCTGGTCGGCCGGACCGCCATGAGCGAGTTCGCCTTCTCGGGGGTGGGGATCAATCCGCATTTCGGCACCCCGGGCAATCCGGCCGACCCGGACCGGATCCCCGGCGGCTCCTCGTCCGGCGCCGCGGCGACGATCGGGGCGGGCTACGCCGACCTCGCCATCGGCAGCGACACGGGCGGGTCGAGCCGGATCCCGCCCGCACTCTGCGGCCATGTCGGCCTGAAGCCCTCCACCGGCCGGATCCCGATCCGCGGCGCCTTCCCGCTCTCGACGACCCTCGACACGGTCGGCCTGCTGGCCGGCTCCGTCGGCCTGGCGCGCGCGGCCTTCTCGGTCCTGGCCGACGGCGCCGGCGCCCCGCCCGGCGCGCCGGACCCCGCCCGCCTCCGTCTCGGGCTCGTCCGCAGCCCGCGCCTGCTCGCCGAAACCGAGCCCGAGATCCTCGCCGCCTTCGTTGGCGCCTGCGGCCGCCTTTCCGCCGCCGGCGCCGCGATCGAGGAGGTCGGCATGGAGGACCTGCTCGACGGGATCGCCGGCCTGAACGAACTCGGCACCTTCCCGGGGATCGAGCTCGCCGCGACCCTGAAGGGCGAGTTCCCGGCGCGCGCCGCGCTCATGGATCCGCTCATCGTCGCACGGCTGGAGCGCATGCTGGCCGTGCCGGCGCTCGACTACGTCCTGATGCAGCGCCGCCGCGCCGCGCTGCTCGAGGCCGTCCGCCCCCGCTTCCGCGACCTCGACGCGCTGATCCTGCCCACGGTCCCGATCCGTGCCCCGCGGATCGCCGACCTCGCCGACCCCGCCGCCTTCGCCCGCGCCAACCTCCTCCTCCTGAGGAACACGATCCCGGCCAACATCCTCGACCTGCCCTCCGCGTCCGTCCCCCTGCCCATGCCGGCCGGCAGCCTTCCGGCCGGCCTGATGCTCATGGGCGCCTCCGGCACCGACGAGACGCTCTGGGCCGTCGCCGAGACGGTCGAAGCCGTCCTGGCCCGCCCGGCCGCCGCCGCCTGA
- a CDS encoding UDP-glucuronic acid decarboxylase family protein, with protein sequence MRSGKGRLVVVAGGAGFLGSHLCDALIRDGASVVALDNLQTGRRQNLLHLEREPRFDFVEADVIRPLPRRLLSSRLAVDAVFNLACAASPPHYQADPEHTMLTSVIGTHGLLTFAERKRARFLLASTSEIYGDPETHPQSETYWGHVNPTGPRACYDEGKRAAETLTFDFARAGRLDARVARIFNTYGPRMRADDGRVVSNVIWQALAGEDITVYGDGSQTRSFCYVSDLIDGLMRLMAHEGQLPGAVNLGNPVELTVSDLVTRVQALTGSRSRIVHRPLPVDDPRRRRPDITRASTLLGWTPRTPLDAGLKATVAWFAEERRSAKGPGRAAVAAFDGAVPV encoded by the coding sequence ATGAGGAGTGGGAAAGGCAGGCTCGTGGTGGTCGCGGGGGGCGCCGGATTTCTCGGCTCGCACCTCTGCGACGCGCTGATCCGCGACGGCGCGTCCGTGGTCGCGCTCGACAATCTTCAGACCGGCCGACGACAGAACCTGCTGCATCTCGAACGCGAGCCGCGCTTCGACTTCGTCGAGGCGGACGTGATCCGTCCCCTGCCCCGGCGCCTGCTGTCGAGCCGCCTCGCGGTCGACGCGGTCTTCAACCTCGCCTGCGCCGCCTCGCCCCCGCACTACCAGGCCGATCCCGAGCACACCATGCTGACGAGCGTGATCGGCACCCACGGCCTGCTGACCTTCGCCGAGAGGAAGCGCGCCCGCTTCCTGCTCGCCTCCACGAGCGAGATCTACGGCGACCCGGAGACGCACCCGCAGTCGGAGACCTACTGGGGCCACGTCAACCCGACCGGTCCGCGCGCCTGCTACGACGAGGGCAAGCGCGCCGCCGAGACCCTGACCTTCGACTTCGCCCGCGCCGGGCGGCTCGACGCCCGGGTCGCCCGCATCTTCAACACCTATGGCCCCCGCATGCGCGCCGACGACGGCCGGGTCGTCTCGAACGTGATCTGGCAGGCCCTGGCCGGCGAGGACATCACGGTCTACGGCGACGGCAGCCAGACACGGTCTTTCTGCTACGTCTCCGACCTGATCGACGGCCTCATGCGCCTGATGGCCCACGAGGGGCAACTGCCCGGCGCCGTCAACCTCGGCAATCCCGTGGAACTGACCGTCTCCGACCTGGTGACGCGCGTGCAGGCCCTCACGGGCTCGCGCTCCCGCATCGTGCACCGTCCCCTTCCGGTCGACGACCCGCGCCGGCGCCGTCCGGACATCACACGGGCCTCCACGCTGCTCGGCTGGACGCCGCGCACCCCCCTCGACGCCGGCCTGAAGGCGACGGTCGCCTGGTTCGCCGAGGAGCGGCGGAGCGCCAAGGGCCCGGGCCGTGCCGCCGTCGCCGCCTTCGACGGCGCGGTGCCGGTCTGA
- a CDS encoding protein-tyrosine phosphatase family protein yields the protein MPDAARTVAADWVPNLTWITPRLAVGGRFPMERAGDLARHHGLRALVDLRLEACDDAAVLAGHGLAFLHLPTEDHAAVGQAGLDEGVRFANDHLDRGGRVLVHCEHGIGRSATLALCVLVSRGAAPLDALELAKSRRPLVSPSPAQYEDWIAWLRRWRGRAGADWPLPDFDTFAAIAYRHLRDAPG from the coding sequence ATGCCGGACGCGGCGCGGACGGTCGCGGCAGACTGGGTGCCGAACCTCACCTGGATCACGCCGCGCCTCGCCGTCGGGGGGCGCTTTCCCATGGAGCGCGCCGGCGACCTCGCCCGGCACCACGGCCTGCGCGCCCTGGTCGACCTCCGCCTGGAGGCCTGCGACGACGCAGCCGTCCTTGCCGGCCACGGACTCGCCTTCCTGCACCTCCCCACCGAGGACCACGCCGCCGTCGGCCAGGCCGGCCTGGACGAGGGCGTGCGCTTCGCCAACGACCATCTGGACCGCGGCGGGCGCGTCCTCGTCCATTGCGAGCACGGCATCGGCCGCTCCGCCACCCTGGCGCTCTGCGTCCTGGTCAGCCGCGGCGCGGCCCCGCTCGACGCCCTGGAACTCGCCAAGAGCCGGCGTCCGCTGGTCTCCCCGAGCCCGGCCCAGTACGAGGATTGGATCGCATGGCTCCGGCGCTGGCGCGGCCGGGCGGGCGCAGATTGGCCCCTGCCGGACTTCGACACCTTCGCGGCGATCGCCTACCGGCACCTCCGGGACGCACCTGGATGA